One Tachysurus vachellii isolate PV-2020 chromosome 8, HZAU_Pvac_v1, whole genome shotgun sequence genomic window carries:
- the fev gene encoding LOW QUALITY PROTEIN: protein FEV (The sequence of the model RefSeq protein was modified relative to this genomic sequence to represent the inferred CDS: deleted 1 base in 1 codon): MKACSPSAAHRPERQNLVFNMYLSDPTENLLKESKSSSWSPINAGVQKGSGQIQLWQFLLELLSDSSNVSCIAWEGASGEFKLTDPDEVARRWGARKSKPNMNYDKLSRALRYYYDKNIMSKVHGKRYAYRFDFRGLAQACQPASSATSSSSSSEALYTLHTNFTSIPFSGISKLNLVAPGVGPHGFPYWTGSGPALYPSHGLQPPAHFSAAHISCVNNINHLNNINNHYN; this comes from the exons atgaAAGCCTGCTCCCCTTCA GCAGCGCACAGACCTGAACGACAGAACCTGGTGTTTAACATGTATCTCTCAG atccGACAGAAAATTTACTGAAGGAAAGTAAAAGTTCGTCTTGGAGTCCCATCAATGCAGGAGTACAGAAAg GAAGTGGTCAGATTCAGCTGTGGCAGTTTCTCCTGGAGCTTCTTTCGGACAGCTCTAACGTGTCATGTATTGCGTGGGAGGGAGCGAGTGGCGAGTTCAAGCTGACCGACCCGGATGAGGTGGCTCGGCGCTGGGGGGCACGCAAGAGCAAACCCAACATGAACTACGACAAGCTGAGCCGCGCCCTGCGCTACTACTATGACAAAAACATCATGAGCAAAGTTCATGGCAAGCGCTACGCCTACAGATTTGACTTCCGGGGCCTTGCGCAGGCCTGTCAGCCTGCTTCCTCTGCcacctcatcctcctcttcctctgagGCCCTTTACACGCTCCACACCAATTTCACCTCCATTCCATTCTCAGGAATCTCCAAGCTGAACCTGGTGGCTCCTGGCGTCGGTCCTCACGGCTTTCCTTACTGGACCGGATCTGGACCTGCACTGTATCCAAGTCACGGCCTGCAGCCGCCTGCGCATTTCAGTGCAGCGCACATCAGCTGCGTGAACAACATCAACCACctcaacaacatcaacaatcaCTATAACTGA
- the cdk5r2b gene encoding cyclin-dependent kinase 5 activator 2b gives MGTTISVSSLPRDEVDEHKKRSLSKPRLIVTAFGLKLVKQKSDKNVNPHPQSFQTTHNREDIKPPSQNGPVQSEEIKMVQQKLEQTKLPVTKQLNDVQQNQPSHQFLTCPVPIVVQASTGELLLCLGRFLRRRCLKISDLTSNEVIAWFRNVDRTLLMQGWQEEGFITPPILVFVYLLCRDTVSEDITSPGELHGIFLTCLYLTYTYLGTEISYPLQPFIIDTNKDVFWTQALGVIDKLSSEMLRINMDPQFFTEVLQELKNEGEMKNKTGLDH, from the coding sequence ATGGGCACGACGATCTCTGTGTCCTCATTGCCGAGGGACGAAGTGGATGAACACAAGAAGAGAAGCCTGAGCAAACCCAGGTTGATTGTGACAGCCTTTGGTCTCAAACTGGTTAAGCAGAAAAGTGACAAGAATGTCAACCCACATCCTCAATCATTTCAAACCACCCATAACAGAGAAGATATAAAACCACCATCCCAAAATGGTCCAGTACAGTCTGAAGAAATCAAGATGGTGCAACAAAAACTGGAACAAACTAAACTCCCAGTAACCAAGCAGCTGAACGATGTGCAGCAGAACCAACCAAGCCACCAGTTCCTCACATGTCCAGTTCCTATCGTTGTCCAAGCCTCCACTGGTGAGCTGCTGCTCTGTCTGGGTCGATTCTTGCGTCGCCGCTGCCTTAAAATTTCAGATCTGACCTCAAACGAGGTGATCGCCTGGTTCAGGAACGTGGACAGGACTCTTTTGATGCAGGGCTGGCAGGAGGAGGGCTTCATAACGCCACCCATCCTCGTCTTCGTCTACCTGCTGTGCCGGGACACAGTGAGTGAGGACATCACCAGTCCAGGTGAGCTCCATGGTATCTTTCTCACCTGCCTGTATCTGACCTACACTTACCTGGGCACAGAGATCTCATATCCGCTCCAGCCCTTCATTATTGACACCAATAAGGATGTGTTCTGGACGCAGGCTTTGGGCGTCATCGATAAACTCAGCTCTGAAATGCTGAGGATCAACATGGACCCGCAGTTCTTCACTGAGGTTTTACAGGAGCTAAAAAATGAAGGGGAGATGAAGAACAAAACTGGTCTCGACCACTGA